A stretch of DNA from Noviherbaspirillum sedimenti:
ACGCCTCATACATACAGAGATCCACCCTCATCTGTTCAACGCAAATGCTGTTGCACAATACCTGCAAGCACTCCGGGATGGAGTTCCATGCAAGCCTCCTGCGATCCTCATTGAGGTCTACTTCGCAAAAGACCCAGCATTGGCAAGGCTCAAGGGTACCAATAACAGTCAAGGGGAAGATGTTCCGGGTGTTCGGGTGCTGATCGAATACAGCGAGCTATTCAATACGGAATACGCCGAATACATTGCCAAGCCTGAGCTTATTCGCACAATCCCCGTCGAATACTACCGAGCTCACTGGTTTAGCTTCGCCGACGAAGAGATCACTCGGCGTTCGATCCCGTTGCGTTCGAGCTTCATCGACGCCAGCACCATTCGGAATGACTTCTCGGCGAATCGCTATGTCGTGGACATGATTAAGACAATGCTCGAATCCAAAGAGCAAGTAGATCTGGCATTGTCCTACCGTCTAATGAAGGACCGTTTCCTCGACGAAGAAAAGGTCAAGGCTATCAATGACAAATTGTCCGCCAAAAAGGGGGGCATCTCCAACAAGATTGTGTCTGTGTCACTGGACACAAGCTCGCGGTCCAGTTGGGAAGCTGGTGTTATCCCTCACTTGGACGACATTCCTATGCCGCTCGTTGGCAAGGGCGAGCAGAATTCCATCAAGATCAAACTGGCTATGGAGGCGACGGAAAACTCCCACCTGTTTTTGATCGAAGAGCCAGAGAATCATCTCTCATTCTCGACGCTCAACGTCCTGATCAAGAGCATATCGGAGAAGAGAGCGAACAAACAGTTAATCATCACGACCCACAGTAGCTTTGTGCTCAACAAACTGGGGGTTGAATCGGTCCTGCTCTTTGCCAACAACAAAAGTATCACCCTAAAGGCACTTTCGCCGGACACTCATGACTACTTCCTAAAGCTGCCAGGCCATGAGACTTTGCGCTTGATCTTGGCCAAGCGGGCGATCTTGGTCGAAGGCCCATCGGACGAACTTATCGTCCAAAAGGCCTTTTTCCTCAAGCACGGCTCGATGCCCTTGGAGGCCGGCGTGGACGTCATCACTGTCAACTCGCTGGCATTCAAGAGATTTCTGGAAATCGCTTCTATGTTGGGAACACAAGTCGACGTGGTTACGGATAACGACGGAGACGTTGATGCACTTAAAAGCAAGTATGTGGACTACCTCGATGCTGCTGCAAAGCCCAACATCCAAATCCACTTTGACGACGACGTCGCTTACAAGACTTTGGAGCCTCAGTTACTCAAGAACAATGACCTCAAGACCATGAATGAGGTGCTGGGCACCAACTATGAGAATGATAAGGATCTGCTGAAGTTCATGGAGAAAAACAAGACCGAATGTGCGCTTCGATTTTTTGAAACCAAGACCGCTTGGAAGGCTCCTGTATATGTCAAAAGCGCCATCAGATAGTTTGGTTATTGTCGCAGCAGCTGGCGGGGGGAAGACCACTCGCATCGTCAACCAAGTATTGGCAAACTCCAAGGAGCGAGCAGCCATCCTGACTTATACTAAGGTCAATGCCGAAGAGCTCACCAACAAGCTATATGCCAAGGCAGGATCTATTCCGGCGCACGTTGAGGTCTCTTCTTGGTTCACGTTCTTGCTGAGAGAGATGGTTCGACCTTATCGAAACGCTATGCACCACAAGCGTATAGCAGGCATGTTATGGATCGAAAAACGATCCGTACCTTACGTTCCAAAGGCCAAGACTGCCCAGTTCTTTTTCTACGAGGGAAACCGCATCTATTCGGACAAAGTGGCCCACTTTGTCGTCGAATGCAACAAGGCGGCGAACGGTGCAGTCATCGCTAGGCTGGAAGATCGCTTCGACCACATCTATGTCGACGAGGTCCAAGACCTTGCCGCGTATGACCTCGAAGTGCTTAAGCTGCTATTGAGGTCCAAAATCAAGATCACGCTGGTAGGCGATCATCGCCAATCCACCTACGCGACCAATCATGCGGCCCTGCACATGGGCTTTCGCGGCATCAAGATCATCGACAAGTTCCACAAGTGGCAAAAGGCTAAATTGCTAGACGTTCGATTTGAAACCCAGACCCATCGATGTAACCAGACCATCGCGGACTTGGCTGATTCTTTGTTTCCGAACATTCCCCGTACGGAGTCACTGAACTTTGACATCACGGACCATGACGGATTGTTCACAGTTCCGTCGAATCGTGTCCTCGAATACTTTAATCGGTACACCCCTCAAGTCCTGCGTTTTTCAAAGTCCACAAAGTGTTTCCCTTTTGAAGCCGGAGCACGTAACTTCGGCGAGTGCAAAGGTTTGACTTTCGATCGCGTGCTGATCTATCCCCATGGGGCAGCCTTGAAGTGGCTTCAAACCGGCGATATTAAACACGTCACAGACAAGGAGATATCTCTGGCCAAGCTGTATGTTGCGATCACTCGGGCACGATACAGCGTCGCTTTTGTCATGGACAAGCCCAGCTTCCTCCCCTCTATCAAATCGTTTTGATAAGTCAGACGATGGATTGGAACGTGAGAGGGACGCTTTGCAGCGAATGGGATTTTAATGCTCAGACATAGAAGTTTCGTGACACACTTTACTTCGCGAGGTAAGAACTAAGCTAGTACTTGCCCGGCCTTGTTGCTCAGCTTGAGAAGACCCTCTACATAACTGCGTCTGAATGGCACACCCTAACTACAGCGGTAAATCTCCGCTACATCTTGTGTTGAATGGATGCATCTCAGTATTTAAATTGCTGATTCGATTGCCCAAAAATGGTCGAATGCAAACCGTCATATAAACCTTTTTTGCACACGCCGCATTCTTGAGAATCTTGTCCTTTGCTATTGCGCCGGCAATTAAATGTCTTACCTATTTTTCCCCGTCCTTAAAGGGAAAATGTGCTTAAATTGGTCACAACAAATCTTTGCTAGATCAATAAGATGGTGGTCCCTAGATATTCTTATCTTCCGAAAAAATAAGTGATAATCGAAGATATCTTTGTTCTGCCATCGCTTAGAAAGCTTCCATGACCACCTTCAAAAAAACCATCCTCTATACCGATACCGACGGTCGCGCCAGATTCCGCGAAGAAGACCTGCCGCTGCCCGAAGGCACGCCGCAAACCATGCTCTCCGCCCTGTACCCCTCCGCCGGCTACCAGTTGCGCCAGAGCGCGGTAGGTTTCCGCAGTCAGTTCCATTGCACCACCTCGCCGCAATGGCTGTTCGTCCTCAGTGGCCAGATGGAAATTGGTCTGCAGGATGGCAGCTCGCGCATCTTCGGCCCCGGCGAGCATTTTTACTCGGACGATACCTTGCCCGCAGGCGCAACATTCGATCCCGCCGTGCATGGCCACTGGAGCCGGCAAGTCGGCGACACTCCGCTGGTGACGCTATTTGTCCGGACGTGACTGCGCAGCTACGTACGGCATTTGACGATGCACGACCGGCCCTGAAAGGGTTCCCAGAAACGCAATGACGTCCTGCACTTCCTGTACCGACAGCTTGATCGGCTTGAGCTCGCTGTGGCCTGCGGCAGCTTCGGGCGCATGAGCGTAATGACGAACGACCTCTTCGAGCGAGGCGAGCTGTCCCGCATGCATATACGGCGGCCTTAGGGCAACATTACGCAAGCCTGGAGTCTTAAACGCTGCCTGCGTCGTATGGTCGGCGGCGGCGATGAAGTTCAGCTCCTCGCAGAGCTCAGGCCTGGCATCGCTATAGCGCCCAAGACAATTGAATTCGTCTTTAAGCACCTTCTCGATCGCTGCAAAACGGCCCAGGTCCGGCGTTGTAATGCGGCGCGGGGGAATGCCCGTGTTATGAAAGTGTTGATCCGTCAGCAATGGTCCATTATGGCAGGTGATGCAACTTCCCTTGCCGATAAAGATGCGCAGACCGTTCTTTTCCTGCGGGCTGAGTATCTGAAGTGAAGACTTGTCCCCGCCGGCAACGCCTTCAACATAGCGGTCCAGGCGCGATTCACCATACTGCAAGGTCTTCTGATACGCCGCAAATGCCTTTCCCATGTTGGCAAATACCCGTGAAATGTCATGGCGTGCCGATTCCGGCATGGCGTTCCACGCAGATTTCTGCAATGGCGGGCCGATTGGGCTGGCATCTTTCGGCAAGTGGCCGAGGTTCGGCATCGCACCGAAAATGGCCTCGTAATCCTTGCGGTAATGTGCCTGCATCACACGCGCATAGGCCAGCCGGTTGCCGCCGTGTTCCGCTGGATCTTCCAGCGGTCCAAGCGCCTGTGACCAGAGGCTGTCCTTACGTCCATTCCAGAACAGGAAAGGGCTGTGATCGGCCGCAACCACCGGCATTGTCCTGCGGGAGCCGGTTCCGACGCCCAATCCAAGCGGCTCGCCATCCTGAAATTGTTTGGCAGGCTGGTGGCAGCTTGCGCATGACACGGCGCCATTGCTGCTGAAACGGCGATCGGAAAAGATGCGCTGCCCGAGATGGGCGGCCGCCGGCAAATTCTCGTAGGCGTTCGAAGAATCTTTCCGGGCCGGCGGCAACTGCTTCAGACTTAACGAAGATAAGACGGAAATCTCATCCCGGGTCCAGCCGTCGATGCGGTCCGGCATGCCGGCCAGCGTCGCCCCGGCAATCAGCATCAGCGCCGCACCGCCAAACGATAGTAAAGTCCCTGCAAGTTTAGGCATGCTCAGCAAGGCTTAAAAACTTTTTTCAGCTGACGCGCCACCCCTCGCCAATGTCGCTGGCTGGGAAATGAGCGTATTGAATGTGACCTTGTCTGTGCCGATCGTTGAATCGATCGTCAGCTTGATTTCCCACCAGCCCGGCATGCTGAATTTCATGCCTTCGAGCAGATAACGTCCATCCCCCAGTTCCCTGGTGACTTTGGGTTGTGTCGGGAAGCCATGGAGATGTTGCGGCAT
This window harbors:
- a CDS encoding ATP-dependent nuclease, with amino-acid sequence MHIARVVIQNYRRLEEFQVELNPKLNIVVGDNESGKSTFLEAVNLALTFQVNGRLIHTEIHPHLFNANAVAQYLQALRDGVPCKPPAILIEVYFAKDPALARLKGTNNSQGEDVPGVRVLIEYSELFNTEYAEYIAKPELIRTIPVEYYRAHWFSFADEEITRRSIPLRSSFIDASTIRNDFSANRYVVDMIKTMLESKEQVDLALSYRLMKDRFLDEEKVKAINDKLSAKKGGISNKIVSVSLDTSSRSSWEAGVIPHLDDIPMPLVGKGEQNSIKIKLAMEATENSHLFLIEEPENHLSFSTLNVLIKSISEKRANKQLIITTHSSFVLNKLGVESVLLFANNKSITLKALSPDTHDYFLKLPGHETLRLILAKRAILVEGPSDELIVQKAFFLKHGSMPLEAGVDVITVNSLAFKRFLEIASMLGTQVDVVTDNDGDVDALKSKYVDYLDAAAKPNIQIHFDDDVAYKTLEPQLLKNNDLKTMNEVLGTNYENDKDLLKFMEKNKTECALRFFETKTAWKAPVYVKSAIR
- a CDS encoding UvrD-helicase domain-containing protein — its product is MSKAPSDSLVIVAAAGGGKTTRIVNQVLANSKERAAILTYTKVNAEELTNKLYAKAGSIPAHVEVSSWFTFLLREMVRPYRNAMHHKRIAGMLWIEKRSVPYVPKAKTAQFFFYEGNRIYSDKVAHFVVECNKAANGAVIARLEDRFDHIYVDEVQDLAAYDLEVLKLLLRSKIKITLVGDHRQSTYATNHAALHMGFRGIKIIDKFHKWQKAKLLDVRFETQTHRCNQTIADLADSLFPNIPRTESLNFDITDHDGLFTVPSNRVLEYFNRYTPQVLRFSKSTKCFPFEAGARNFGECKGLTFDRVLIYPHGAALKWLQTGDIKHVTDKEISLAKLYVAITRARYSVAFVMDKPSFLPSIKSF
- a CDS encoding cytochrome-c peroxidase, with translation MPDRIDGWTRDEISVLSSLSLKQLPPARKDSSNAYENLPAAAHLGQRIFSDRRFSSNGAVSCASCHQPAKQFQDGEPLGLGVGTGSRRTMPVVAADHSPFLFWNGRKDSLWSQALGPLEDPAEHGGNRLAYARVMQAHYRKDYEAIFGAMPNLGHLPKDASPIGPPLQKSAWNAMPESARHDISRVFANMGKAFAAYQKTLQYGESRLDRYVEGVAGGDKSSLQILSPQEKNGLRIFIGKGSCITCHNGPLLTDQHFHNTGIPPRRITTPDLGRFAAIEKVLKDEFNCLGRYSDARPELCEELNFIAAADHTTQAAFKTPGLRNVALRPPYMHAGQLASLEEVVRHYAHAPEAAAGHSELKPIKLSVQEVQDVIAFLGTLSGPVVHRQMPYVAAQSRPDK